A window from Cerasicoccus sp. TK19100 encodes these proteins:
- a CDS encoding SMP-30/gluconolactonase/LRE family protein produces the protein MEIYTPQPVTNHVAQLGEGPFWHDGMLHYVDIDNKKLRRIEGDESVLIHEFPTPIGVAAPARNGGFICGLENGIHHLSEDGELSLIVDPEAGSDANRFNDGKCDPVGRFVAGTISYARDPVGASLYSLSASGDHCEKILGEVCNSNGLAWTRDGHTLYYINTPSRQIWKFDYDLNTGHLSNKQVVIEIPPEDGKPDGMCIDQDDNLWIGHWAGWQIAHYDPRTGEKIGKVQMPAANCTSCCFGGKDYDKLYITTSINGLSDEDRADQPHAGKVFVADVKAKGFPTKAWG, from the coding sequence ATGGAGATCTACACGCCACAACCTGTTACTAATCACGTCGCCCAATTGGGGGAAGGCCCTTTTTGGCATGACGGCATGCTGCACTATGTCGACATCGACAACAAAAAGCTGCGTCGCATTGAAGGCGATGAGTCTGTCCTCATTCACGAATTTCCCACGCCGATTGGCGTTGCTGCGCCCGCGCGCAACGGCGGCTTTATCTGCGGCCTGGAGAACGGCATTCATCATTTATCGGAAGACGGCGAACTGAGCCTGATCGTTGACCCCGAGGCCGGCAGCGACGCCAACCGCTTTAACGACGGCAAATGCGACCCGGTCGGCCGTTTCGTGGCGGGCACGATTTCCTACGCGCGCGATCCTGTCGGTGCCTCGCTTTACTCGCTCTCGGCCAGCGGCGACCATTGCGAAAAAATCTTGGGCGAGGTCTGTAACTCCAACGGTCTGGCTTGGACGCGTGATGGCCATACGCTTTATTATATCAACACGCCCTCGCGTCAGATTTGGAAGTTTGATTACGATCTGAACACCGGCCACTTGAGCAACAAACAGGTCGTGATCGAGATCCCGCCCGAGGACGGCAAACCCGACGGCATGTGCATCGACCAGGATGACAATCTGTGGATTGGGCACTGGGCCGGGTGGCAAATTGCCCACTACGATCCGCGCACCGGCGAGAAAATTGGCAAAGTCCAAATGCCCGCCGCGAATTGCACCAGCTGCTGCTTCGGGGGCAAGGATTACGACAAGCTCTACATCACCACCTCGATCAATGGGCTGTCCGACGAGGACCGCGCCGATCAGCCTCACGCGGGCAAGGTGTTTGTGGCCGACGTCAAAGCCAAGGGCTTTCCCACCAAGGCCTGGGGCTAG
- a CDS encoding polyprenyl synthetase family protein: protein MLATDQKRSDALTSVAAIMEPVSEHMAALTRFLDGQVESFEPEVRDMVRYCLVNQGKRIRPMLLFFSNWAADGSVNHDAVRAAAVVELVHLATLVHDDILDDADIRHNSDTVSAKWGPHVAVLLGDALFAQALNLASDFPTVEVCRAVSASTRRVCAGEIRQTFERGNAALSLDDYFHVIDLKTAELFKVSCFLGAHLAGFEPAVVEAYAEFGRRLGVAYQIFDDMADILGDETKIGKTLGTDLASGKYTLPLILLQHRVEGQAKEALNAAKQSTDANTDQSAVIESLQNALRDLGIQEEVSERFEAELAAGDAALAPYVDRPSAQRLLSLSKFVRTQMGRIAPAS from the coding sequence ATGCTCGCCACCGACCAGAAACGTTCTGACGCGCTGACCTCCGTCGCCGCGATCATGGAGCCTGTGTCCGAACACATGGCGGCGCTGACCCGTTTTCTCGACGGGCAAGTGGAATCTTTTGAGCCGGAAGTGCGTGACATGGTGCGCTACTGCTTGGTCAACCAAGGTAAGCGCATCCGCCCGATGCTCCTGTTTTTCAGCAACTGGGCCGCCGATGGCAGTGTAAACCACGACGCCGTGCGTGCAGCCGCAGTCGTGGAGCTCGTACATTTGGCCACCCTTGTCCATGACGACATCCTGGACGACGCCGATATCCGCCACAATTCAGACACTGTCAGCGCCAAGTGGGGCCCCCACGTGGCCGTGCTGCTGGGAGACGCCCTGTTCGCCCAGGCCCTGAATCTCGCCAGTGATTTCCCCACGGTCGAGGTTTGCCGCGCGGTATCGGCCTCCACCCGCCGCGTCTGCGCAGGCGAAATCCGCCAAACCTTCGAGCGCGGCAACGCCGCCCTGTCGCTGGACGATTATTTCCACGTGATCGACCTGAAGACCGCTGAGCTGTTTAAAGTCAGCTGTTTCCTCGGTGCTCACCTGGCCGGCTTTGAGCCTGCGGTGGTCGAGGCTTACGCGGAGTTTGGCCGTCGTCTCGGCGTGGCCTACCAGATTTTCGACGACATGGCCGATATCCTCGGCGATGAGACCAAAATTGGCAAAACGCTAGGCACCGATCTCGCCAGTGGCAAATACACCCTGCCACTTATCCTGCTGCAGCACCGCGTCGAGGGCCAGGCTAAGGAAGCACTTAACGCCGCCAAGCAGTCCACGGACGCCAATACAGACCAATCCGCCGTCATTGAGTCTCTCCAAAATGCCCTGCGCGACCTGGGTATCCAAGAGGAGGTTTCCGAACGTTTCGAGGCCGAACTCGCCGCGGGTGACGCCGCACTGGCACCCTATGTGGACCGCCCATCAGCCCAGCGCCTTCTCTCCCTGAGCAAATTTGTCCGCACGCAAATGGGCCGCATTGCCCCGGCATCGTAA
- the surE gene encoding 5'/3'-nucleotidase SurE yields the protein MSEKKHLLVTNDDGIDSYFLRVLVDALVKDFRVTVAAPMGEKSWIGRAMSRQGQVHLAEYENFPCRAFALDGTPSDCVNIAMGHLLADDRPDGVCSGINLGFNCMAPLIFSSGTVAGALEGAAWGLPALAFSHQVPDSAYEKLRQNHGMAEGELVTSLEAAGDWARDFASQRLKEGQDGLVVHNYNFPSQTTAAANIEETALSPFGIKCLFKKSGPASFDFQYADGEPPTDGPYDWACLLRGNISYTRLNFGNVSGV from the coding sequence ATGTCAGAGAAAAAGCACCTGCTTGTCACGAACGACGACGGCATCGACTCCTATTTTTTGCGCGTGCTCGTGGACGCACTCGTTAAGGATTTTCGCGTAACGGTCGCCGCGCCGATGGGCGAGAAAAGCTGGATCGGTCGGGCGATGAGCCGGCAGGGGCAGGTGCACCTCGCTGAGTATGAGAATTTTCCGTGCCGCGCATTTGCGCTCGATGGCACGCCGAGTGACTGCGTGAACATCGCCATGGGCCACTTGCTGGCCGATGACCGACCGGACGGCGTTTGCTCCGGTATCAACCTGGGCTTTAACTGCATGGCACCGTTGATTTTCTCTTCGGGCACGGTTGCGGGCGCTCTGGAAGGCGCGGCCTGGGGGCTGCCCGCATTGGCGTTTTCTCATCAGGTACCGGACTCCGCCTACGAGAAACTTCGGCAAAACCATGGCATGGCCGAGGGCGAGCTAGTCACCAGCCTGGAAGCCGCTGGTGACTGGGCCCGTGACTTCGCATCGCAAAGGTTAAAGGAGGGGCAGGACGGCCTCGTCGTCCACAATTACAATTTCCCCTCCCAGACAACCGCTGCGGCCAACATCGAGGAGACCGCGCTGTCGCCGTTTGGCATTAAGTGCCTCTTTAAGAAGAGCGGCCCGGCGTCTTTCGATTTCCAATATGCCGACGGCGAGCCGCCGACCGACGGCCCCTACGACTGGGCCTGCCTCCTGCGCGGTAACATCAGCTACACCCGCCTGAATTTCGGGAACGTGTCGGGCGTGTAG
- a CDS encoding PAS domain S-box protein, giving the protein MDERSSSASPGAALPDNVNEEIHRLREALRASQQKAERLQQRVNLYSNAQLLVSMGSWEINPETETISLSPELRKLFNIDPDYTPTIDAILERVAPEHKSAAHDLLAGPLSEGETRTARIRIDPHQGGSLYLRISAHIGIMANGQARRFGIAQDIAELAEAERVIKEKEERWQLALEGSQDGVWDWDLTTNNVHYSDRWKNMLGYETDDLPDGYDTWAQLIHPQDLDPATTAISDYLEGRTKHYSTEFRMRTKDGDWRWVLSRGMAIFNQDGAPTRMLGTHTDITERKKQEEAFKRLSLIASKTTTGVVMTDAKGLLTWVNKAFERMTGYYMEEVLGKSPGSILQGSASDKNIAKQMRDCVRSGQGFHVEILNYRKSGVPFWVEVEATPIHDVNGKLVNFIAISNDITTRRLDRERIEESERRFRDISNAAGEFIWEHDVNGYFTYASDRVKDVLGYSPGEFIGRHPSEICVPSFKDQLSTRMLGHFRREETFTGFEVPNICKDGSTVWLSISGVPMHDRNGQMVGFRGAAMDITQRKQAEDELSKLYQRFQLATNSARIGIWEFDFATNTLEWDSIMFEIYRLPYDRFTGKMDAWSRVMLPEDNPNFQATLETAIERGGNYRLNFRIRWPEGDIRHITGNALVMLNEDNQPARIIGSSWDITEQKRAEEDAIAARDTAEEANRAKSAFLAMMSHEIRTPMNGVIGMLQALRESNLDDNQKDYVDIIESSSGSLMTIIDDILDYSKVEAGRLVLDLRPINIATVVTSALSLYTTHAAEKKLELVHRIDNRVPPAVLGDEMRIRQVIVNLISNAIKFTDRGRVTIKVSANEIGDGTVQLHFSVADTGIGFSKEQAESLFEPFVQADTSITRRHGGTGLGLAISRRLVELMGGQIWCESSRLLGTIFHFTVNAEVTDASKLTSKQNPELGRVNYEGRILLAEDNPINRKVVQFVLNRLGCVVDHAENGQEAIDMFARDTYDLVLMDVQMPELDGLAATRGIRQMSGDTETPWIIGLSAAAMKEDREAAYNAGMNDFLNKPLKPQELEAALRRAPQITESAG; this is encoded by the coding sequence ATGGACGAACGGTCATCGTCTGCCTCCCCCGGGGCTGCTCTTCCTGACAACGTAAACGAGGAAATCCATCGTTTGCGGGAAGCCTTGCGCGCCAGCCAACAGAAAGCCGAGCGTCTCCAACAGCGGGTGAACCTCTACTCCAACGCCCAACTACTCGTCAGCATGGGCAGTTGGGAGATCAACCCGGAAACGGAAACCATCTCCCTCTCGCCCGAACTGCGCAAACTCTTCAACATTGATCCCGACTACACGCCGACGATTGATGCCATCCTGGAGCGTGTCGCCCCGGAGCATAAATCTGCCGCCCATGACCTGTTAGCAGGCCCACTCAGCGAGGGTGAAACCCGCACCGCACGCATCCGAATCGACCCCCATCAAGGCGGCAGCCTATACCTCCGCATCAGCGCACACATCGGCATCATGGCCAACGGCCAGGCGCGGCGATTTGGCATCGCGCAAGACATCGCAGAACTCGCCGAGGCCGAGCGCGTCATCAAGGAAAAAGAAGAGCGCTGGCAACTCGCATTGGAGGGCAGCCAAGACGGTGTTTGGGACTGGGACCTGACAACGAACAACGTCCATTACAGTGACCGCTGGAAGAATATGCTCGGCTATGAAACGGATGATCTGCCGGATGGCTACGATACCTGGGCACAGCTAATCCACCCGCAGGACCTCGACCCCGCAACTACAGCTATTTCGGACTACCTGGAGGGCCGCACCAAACACTACTCCACCGAGTTTCGCATGCGGACCAAGGACGGAGACTGGCGCTGGGTACTTTCACGCGGCATGGCGATCTTTAATCAAGACGGTGCCCCCACCCGTATGCTTGGCACCCATACCGACATCACCGAGCGCAAAAAACAGGAAGAGGCCTTTAAACGCCTGTCTCTGATCGCAAGCAAGACGACGACGGGCGTCGTGATGACCGACGCCAAAGGCTTGCTGACCTGGGTCAACAAAGCCTTTGAGAGAATGACCGGCTACTACATGGAAGAAGTCCTGGGCAAATCCCCAGGCTCCATTCTGCAAGGCTCCGCCTCGGATAAAAACATTGCCAAGCAGATGCGCGACTGCGTGCGATCCGGTCAGGGCTTCCATGTCGAAATTTTAAACTACCGAAAATCGGGCGTCCCCTTCTGGGTCGAGGTCGAAGCGACGCCGATTCACGACGTCAATGGCAAGCTGGTAAACTTCATTGCGATCTCGAACGACATCACCACCCGACGGCTCGACCGCGAGCGAATCGAAGAGAGCGAGCGTCGCTTCCGCGACATCAGCAATGCGGCCGGGGAGTTTATTTGGGAGCACGATGTGAATGGCTATTTCACCTACGCCTCAGACCGCGTCAAAGACGTTCTCGGCTACTCGCCGGGAGAGTTCATCGGCCGGCACCCGTCTGAGATTTGCGTGCCCTCATTCAAAGATCAACTGAGCACGCGCATGCTCGGCCACTTCCGGCGGGAGGAAACCTTTACCGGCTTTGAGGTGCCCAACATCTGCAAGGACGGCAGCACCGTTTGGCTCAGCATCAGCGGCGTGCCCATGCATGACCGCAACGGCCAGATGGTCGGCTTTCGCGGCGCGGCGATGGACATCACCCAACGCAAACAGGCCGAAGACGAGCTTTCCAAGCTCTACCAGCGCTTTCAGTTGGCCACCAACTCCGCCCGCATTGGCATTTGGGAGTTCGACTTCGCGACTAATACCCTGGAGTGGGACAGCATCATGTTTGAGATCTACCGACTGCCCTACGACCGATTTACCGGTAAGATGGACGCCTGGTCCCGCGTGATGCTGCCCGAAGACAACCCGAATTTTCAAGCCACGCTCGAGACCGCCATCGAGCGCGGTGGCAATTACCGGCTCAACTTCCGTATCCGCTGGCCCGAGGGAGACATCCGGCACATCACCGGCAACGCCCTCGTCATGCTAAATGAAGACAACCAGCCCGCGCGCATCATTGGCAGCAGTTGGGATATCACTGAGCAAAAGCGCGCCGAAGAAGACGCCATTGCCGCGCGGGATACGGCCGAGGAAGCCAACCGCGCCAAGAGCGCCTTCCTGGCCATGATGAGCCACGAAATCCGCACCCCGATGAACGGCGTGATCGGTATGCTCCAGGCCCTCAGGGAGTCCAACCTGGATGACAACCAAAAGGATTACGTCGACATCATCGAGTCCAGCAGTGGCTCGCTAATGACGATCATTGACGACATCTTGGACTACTCCAAGGTCGAGGCAGGTCGCCTCGTGCTAGACCTGCGCCCGATCAATATCGCCACCGTAGTCACCAGCGCCCTGTCACTTTACACCACGCACGCCGCGGAGAAAAAGCTGGAGCTGGTTCACCGCATCGACAATCGCGTCCCCCCCGCCGTATTGGGCGACGAAATGCGCATCCGCCAGGTAATTGTCAACCTGATCAGCAACGCTATCAAGTTTACCGACCGCGGTCGCGTGACCATCAAGGTTTCAGCCAACGAGATCGGTGACGGTACCGTGCAGTTGCATTTCTCCGTGGCCGACACCGGCATCGGCTTCAGCAAAGAGCAGGCCGAGTCGCTCTTCGAGCCCTTTGTCCAGGCGGATACCTCGATCACCCGTCGCCACGGCGGCACCGGCCTCGGCCTGGCCATCAGCCGGCGTCTGGTTGAGCTAATGGGCGGCCAAATCTGGTGCGAAAGCTCACGCCTGTTGGGCACGATCTTCCATTTCACGGTCAACGCCGAAGTCACCGACGCAAGTAAGCTCACCAGCAAGCAGAATCCAGAACTGGGCCGCGTAAACTACGAGGGCCGCATTCTCCTGGCCGAGGACAACCCCATTAACCGCAAGGTTGTGCAATTCGTCCTCAACCGTCTGGGCTGCGTCGTCGACCACGCCGAAAACGGCCAAGAGGCGATCGACATGTTTGCCCGGGATACCTACGACCTCGTGCTGATGGATGTTCAGATGCCCGAGTTGGATGGCCTCGCCGCCACCCGTGGCATCCGCCAAATGTCCGGCGACACAGAAACGCCGTGGATCATCGGCCTATCCGCCGCCGCGATGAAAGAGGACCGCGAGGCCGCCTACAATGCTGGCATGAATGACTTTCTCAACAAGCCCCTCAAGCCTCAGGAGCTCGAAGCCGCCCTCCGCCGCGCCCCTCAAATAACGGAAAGCGCGGGCTGA
- a CDS encoding S1C family serine protease, producing the protein MIDIYQENKSAVVTVYAAHNPEQDDGRPALFIGTGFFISRDGHILTNTNTIFGADRIWVERDGVGYIAENIGSDPLTNVAIIKALALPSDFKYLRFTEKPNPPEIGSIVVALTSEIGMAPGPSMGLINGWNTRYGDRILPTIYLRSDVPFDGGEGGSPIFDISGSLVGMMIVALPEIRSSFILPARAVQRIRDDILFSGKVTFAHFGFSTMQKPDFTNGPHVEVEDVDPNGPAGKGGIQAGDILIKVGDFEIKTDENLRTAFFYTRPHELVTVAVKRGEETLELPIRVGVREAPPTAMPPVQKSPEETYESLQGPRPDDSGDKAAKPTQAADSQTQDLATPTAQESTDSPPVETMEASSPETASEPLTPSPKENDAAMGS; encoded by the coding sequence GTGATCGATATTTATCAGGAAAATAAGAGCGCTGTCGTTACCGTTTACGCAGCGCACAATCCTGAGCAGGATGACGGCCGACCCGCCCTTTTCATCGGCACCGGCTTTTTCATCAGCAGAGATGGGCATATCCTCACCAATACCAATACCATCTTCGGTGCGGACCGCATCTGGGTGGAGCGTGACGGCGTAGGCTACATCGCCGAAAACATCGGCAGCGACCCACTCACCAACGTGGCCATCATCAAAGCGCTCGCCCTCCCCAGCGACTTCAAGTACCTGCGGTTCACCGAAAAGCCCAACCCTCCCGAAATCGGCAGCATCGTCGTCGCCCTTACCAGTGAGATCGGCATGGCTCCTGGCCCTTCCATGGGCCTCATCAACGGATGGAACACCCGCTACGGCGACCGCATTTTGCCCACCATCTACCTGCGCTCCGACGTCCCCTTCGACGGCGGTGAGGGTGGTTCGCCCATTTTCGACATCAGCGGATCCCTCGTCGGCATGATGATCGTTGCCCTGCCGGAAATCCGCTCCTCCTTCATCCTTCCCGCCCGCGCCGTGCAGCGCATTCGCGACGATATTCTGTTCTCCGGCAAGGTCACTTTTGCCCATTTTGGTTTTAGCACGATGCAAAAGCCGGACTTCACCAACGGGCCCCACGTAGAGGTTGAAGATGTCGACCCGAACGGTCCGGCCGGCAAGGGCGGCATCCAGGCTGGCGACATCCTGATCAAAGTTGGGGATTTCGAAATAAAAACCGACGAAAACCTGCGCACGGCCTTCTTTTACACCCGCCCGCATGAACTCGTTACCGTCGCCGTGAAACGTGGCGAAGAAACGCTGGAACTGCCAATCCGCGTTGGCGTCCGCGAAGCCCCTCCCACCGCCATGCCGCCCGTCCAGAAATCTCCGGAGGAAACCTACGAGTCACTCCAAGGCCCCAGGCCAGATGATTCCGGCGATAAAGCCGCTAAGCCCACACAAGCAGCAGACTCGCAGACTCAAGATTTAGCGACGCCAACCGCGCAAGAATCCACCGACAGCCCACCCGTTGAAACGATGGAGGCCAGCTCACCAGAGACCGCCAGCGAACCATTGACACCTTCTCCCAAGGAGAACGATGCCGCCATGGGTTCGTAA
- a CDS encoding RNA polymerase sigma factor has translation MADASTASSSVVASRNQVAENPSASDDAVLVKRVQAGEMAAFDQLVSKYRERLFSVVYNLTSNRDDANDLTQEAFIRAFRSISKFKGKSSFFTWLYRIAVNTTITHLKRSRKRRFFSFEQMDEEGPASAKLESLASRAKTDKPTYMRELQEKLNDALQKLSVKHRTVVVLYEIEGLSHQEIAEITKTSEGTVRSRLHYAKQQLRETLKDYLE, from the coding sequence ATGGCTGACGCTTCAACAGCTTCATCTTCGGTTGTGGCTTCGCGCAACCAAGTCGCCGAGAATCCTTCGGCGAGTGATGACGCTGTGCTCGTAAAGCGGGTTCAAGCGGGCGAAATGGCTGCCTTCGACCAGCTCGTCAGCAAATACCGCGAGCGGCTCTTCTCGGTGGTTTACAACTTAACCTCCAATCGCGACGACGCCAACGACCTCACCCAAGAGGCGTTCATCCGCGCCTTCCGCTCAATCAGCAAATTCAAGGGCAAGTCCTCCTTCTTCACGTGGCTCTACCGCATCGCGGTCAATACCACGATCACCCACCTCAAGCGCAGCCGCAAACGCCGGTTTTTCAGCTTTGAGCAGATGGACGAAGAAGGCCCGGCATCGGCCAAACTGGAGTCTCTCGCCTCCCGCGCCAAGACCGATAAGCCAACTTATATGCGCGAACTTCAGGAAAAATTGAACGATGCGCTACAAAAGTTGTCTGTTAAACACAGAACCGTTGTTGTTCTTTACGAGATCGAGGGGCTCAGCCATCAGGAAATTGCGGAAATCACCAAAACTTCCGAAGGCACCGTTCGTTCTCGTTTGCACTATGCAAAGCAACAACTTCGGGAAACGCTAAAGGACTACTTGGAATAA
- a CDS encoding phospho-sugar mutase gives MATVLEQIKQAGADGKLLASSVENLEAFVSGGFLPEWASASIEELVAAGEWEELNDRFYQQMKFGTGGMRGRTIGRVSAKSETGTPGHQDSPEHAAVGTNVLNDFNVARAVIGLYRYCAEYLKEEEIYDVPKLVIAHDVRYFSRHFCELAASTWTKLGGLAMIFDGPRSTPALSFAVRDLGATAGVVITASHNPSHDNGFKAYFNDGAQVVSPHAEGIIDEVRAVEWSELPEFLDVDISKVVTLPETADESYLDVLEDNVLDPDILEEIHPKAVFTPIHGTGGVASVPLLKEFGIEVIDVPEQWVMDSRFPSVKSPNPENSEALSMAVAKAKEVGADLVLATDPDCDRMALAAPDKHGEWTLFTGNMTGSMLAEYRVKTLQEIGILPVEGTQHAALIKTFVTTPLQEKIAKANGLKCINTLTGFKWIGEKLGIYQSELEEKMFEEEGIALDYDQTDLSTRAQLLLEYSTFYVFGGEESYGYLASDRVRDKDANAACLMICELAAYLKKLGKTFQEYLDEIHLKYGYHLESLINIYFEGASGASAIQNIITSFRNDPPKEIGGIGVKEMIDFGKDDLKDADGKKIPKENFYFFTLENGYKFAARGSGTEPKIKFYCFGKEDVASAEDLPKVQEETKAKLKAMEAAIDAEARKRAEG, from the coding sequence ATGGCTACCGTGTTGGAACAAATCAAGCAGGCAGGCGCAGATGGAAAGCTGCTGGCCTCTTCCGTGGAAAATCTTGAAGCCTTCGTCTCTGGCGGCTTCTTGCCTGAGTGGGCGTCGGCGTCGATCGAGGAACTCGTTGCCGCTGGCGAATGGGAAGAACTGAACGACCGCTTCTACCAGCAGATGAAGTTTGGCACCGGCGGCATGCGCGGGCGCACCATCGGCCGCGTATCCGCGAAGTCCGAGACCGGCACGCCCGGCCACCAGGACAGCCCGGAGCACGCCGCAGTCGGCACCAATGTGCTGAACGACTTCAATGTCGCCCGCGCAGTGATTGGCCTCTACCGCTACTGCGCCGAATACCTGAAGGAAGAAGAAATCTACGACGTGCCGAAGCTCGTCATCGCGCACGACGTGCGTTATTTCTCGCGCCATTTCTGCGAGCTCGCCGCGAGCACCTGGACCAAGCTCGGCGGCTTGGCGATGATTTTTGACGGCCCGCGTTCGACGCCGGCGCTGTCATTTGCCGTGCGCGACCTCGGCGCGACCGCTGGCGTGGTCATCACCGCCAGCCACAATCCGTCGCACGACAACGGCTTCAAGGCTTACTTCAACGACGGCGCGCAAGTCGTCTCCCCGCATGCCGAAGGCATCATCGACGAAGTGCGGGCTGTGGAGTGGAGCGAGCTGCCGGAGTTTCTCGATGTGGACATCAGCAAGGTTGTCACTCTGCCCGAGACGGCCGACGAGAGCTACCTCGACGTGCTCGAAGACAACGTCCTCGATCCCGACATTTTGGAAGAAATCCACCCGAAGGCCGTCTTCACGCCGATCCACGGCACCGGCGGCGTGGCCTCCGTGCCGTTGCTCAAGGAGTTTGGCATTGAAGTGATCGACGTGCCCGAGCAGTGGGTGATGGACTCGCGTTTCCCGTCCGTTAAGTCGCCGAATCCGGAAAACTCCGAGGCGCTGTCGATGGCCGTCGCCAAGGCCAAGGAAGTCGGCGCTGACCTCGTGCTCGCCACCGACCCGGACTGCGACCGCATGGCCCTGGCCGCGCCCGATAAGCATGGCGAGTGGACGCTTTTCACCGGCAACATGACCGGCTCCATGCTCGCCGAATACCGTGTGAAGACCCTCCAGGAAATCGGCATCTTGCCAGTCGAGGGCACTCAGCACGCTGCGCTGATCAAGACCTTCGTCACCACGCCTTTGCAGGAAAAGATCGCCAAGGCCAACGGCCTGAAGTGCATCAACACCCTGACCGGCTTTAAGTGGATCGGCGAAAAGCTCGGCATCTACCAGAGCGAGCTCGAGGAAAAGATGTTTGAGGAAGAGGGCATCGCGCTCGATTACGACCAGACAGACCTGTCTACCCGCGCCCAGCTACTCCTGGAATACAGCACCTTCTACGTGTTCGGCGGTGAGGAGTCTTACGGCTACCTGGCCAGCGACCGCGTCCGCGATAAGGATGCCAATGCCGCCTGCCTCATGATTTGCGAACTCGCCGCCTACCTGAAGAAGCTCGGCAAGACCTTCCAGGAATACCTCGACGAAATTCACCTGAAGTATGGCTACCACCTAGAGTCGCTGATCAACATCTACTTCGAAGGCGCGTCCGGCGCATCGGCGATTCAGAACATCATCACCAGCTTCCGCAACGATCCCCCGAAGGAAATCGGCGGCATCGGCGTCAAGGAGATGATCGACTTCGGCAAGGACGACTTGAAGGACGCCGACGGCAAGAAGATCCCGAAGGAGAACTTCTACTTCTTCACGCTCGAAAACGGCTACAAGTTCGCCGCTCGCGGCTCAGGCACCGAGCCTAAGATCAAGTTCTACTGCTTCGGCAAGGAAGACGTCGCCTCAGCGGAAGACTTGCCCAAGGTGCAGGAAGAAACCAAGGCCAAGCTCAAGGCCATGGAAGCCGCCATCGACGCCGAGGCCCGCAAGCGCGCCGAAGGCTAA
- a CDS encoding CPBP family glutamic-type intramembrane protease: MAINYPYSIFIPLAEAAPDADNVSDMQSDPTMIIIMAAISIYVFKMWLDDFRAGQRGESVKGGFPGATPAPMKAVWIAIIGALVILGLETGGEIALGISGEQSDITWLFLISITTAAFVEELIFRGFLVVTNKGKAALIGSAVGFSFLFTILHPFFWELDMPEDAAGWQVWQGTLVWDFSLKPWFTSAFLFLNSLWFYLMRFWAINPQKSLIPCMAAHLASNWGVFVIKLAQGHVVALY, encoded by the coding sequence ATGGCAATTAATTACCCTTATTCGATCTTTATACCTCTAGCAGAAGCCGCGCCGGATGCGGACAATGTTTCCGACATGCAGAGTGACCCGACGATGATCATTATCATGGCGGCGATTTCGATCTACGTGTTTAAAATGTGGCTCGACGACTTTCGCGCAGGTCAGCGTGGTGAGTCGGTTAAAGGCGGCTTCCCGGGCGCGACGCCCGCCCCGATGAAGGCTGTGTGGATCGCCATCATCGGCGCGCTCGTGATTCTGGGGCTCGAAACCGGTGGGGAAATCGCCCTTGGCATCTCCGGCGAGCAGTCGGACATTACCTGGCTGTTTTTAATCTCGATTACCACGGCGGCTTTCGTGGAGGAGCTGATTTTCCGCGGATTTCTGGTGGTGACGAACAAAGGTAAGGCCGCGTTGATCGGTAGCGCCGTCGGATTTTCCTTCCTGTTTACGATCCTGCACCCCTTTTTCTGGGAGCTCGATATGCCCGAGGACGCCGCAGGCTGGCAGGTCTGGCAAGGGACGCTGGTCTGGGATTTCTCGCTCAAACCGTGGTTCACAAGCGCATTTCTGTTCCTGAATTCGCTCTGGTTCTACCTGATGCGCTTCTGGGCGATAAATCCGCAGAAGTCGCTCATTCCCTGTATGGCGGCGCACTTGGCCAGTAACTGGGGCGTCTTCGTGATCAAGCTCGCCCAAGGGCACGTGGTGGCGCTGTACTAA